A window of the Deltaproteobacteria bacterium genome harbors these coding sequences:
- a CDS encoding nitronate monooxygenase codes for MPLETALSKKLGLKYPIVCAPMFIISNKEMIVAAAEAGILGTMPTLNGRTPEDLRADVEWIRQRTDKPFGLNLTIGLTEPERRESDMQLIEEFEVPVLITSYGNPTEYVKRAAKAGSIVFHDVVNLQHAKKAAAAGVDAIIGVSSGAGGHAGGISPYALIPYLRDNLDVPVIAAGCISTGQQVAASLALGAELAYMGTRFIASKECQAEDAYKQMVVDAVPEDIVYTDEVSGTPANFFKKTVPSHKDFEPGIAGDTGKRWKSIWSAGQGSALIHEVKPVAEIVEDLVREYHDTVARLS; via the coding sequence ATGCCTTTGGAAACAGCATTGTCTAAAAAGCTTGGTCTCAAGTATCCGATTGTTTGTGCACCCATGTTTATCATCTCTAATAAAGAAATGATTGTCGCGGCGGCCGAAGCGGGTATTTTGGGAACGATGCCAACATTGAATGGCCGAACTCCTGAAGATTTAAGAGCCGATGTTGAATGGATTCGGCAACGTACTGATAAGCCCTTTGGACTCAATCTCACAATAGGACTCACTGAGCCTGAACGTCGTGAGAGTGATATGCAACTCATTGAGGAGTTCGAGGTGCCTGTGTTGATTACCAGTTATGGCAACCCTACCGAATATGTAAAGCGGGCAGCGAAGGCTGGTTCTATTGTTTTTCACGATGTTGTCAATTTGCAACATGCAAAAAAGGCAGCGGCAGCCGGCGTCGACGCTATCATTGGTGTTTCTTCCGGGGCAGGGGGCCACGCTGGCGGAATTTCACCTTATGCGCTGATTCCTTATCTGCGCGACAACCTCGATGTGCCGGTGATTGCTGCGGGATGTATCAGCACGGGTCAGCAAGTTGCTGCATCTCTGGCTCTTGGCGCGGAGCTTGCGTACATGGGAACTCGCTTCATCGCTTCCAAAGAGTGCCAGGCTGAGGACGCCTACAAGCAAATGGTTGTGGATGCCGTGCCTGAGGACATTGTGTACACGGACGAGGTGAGTGGTACACCGGCAAACTTCTTTAAGAAAACTGTTCCGAGCCACAAGGATTTCGAACCTGGCATCGCGGGCGACACCGGTAAGCGTTGGAAGAGTATTTGGAGTGCCGGTCAGGGTTCAGCTCTGATCCATGAGGTTAAGCCTGTTGCGGAGATTGTTGAAGACTTGGTACGTGAGTATCATGATACGGTTGCACGCTTGTCCTAA
- a CDS encoding glutathione S-transferase, whose translation MIKLHHLETSRSTRLLWLLEELELPYELVVYKRDPKTIRAPDSLKAIHPLGRSPLLEIDGKILAESGAIMTYLTQREGKLGAPNDDARVDYNYWLHYAEGSAMTPLMVKLLTTGIRSAPVPFFIKPLLRAIASKVDATFTDGELTAHFGWIETALSHRAYFAGEEFSAADIQMSYPIQASFARAGMLPDRPNTSGWLKRVESREAFKKAVEKGGEPILTTMPS comes from the coding sequence ATGATTAAACTTCATCATCTAGAAACATCCCGCTCCACGAGGCTTTTATGGCTGCTTGAGGAACTTGAACTCCCCTATGAACTGGTGGTTTATAAGCGTGATCCAAAAACCATACGCGCTCCCGATAGTTTAAAGGCGATTCATCCACTGGGCCGCTCACCTTTACTGGAAATTGATGGGAAGATTTTGGCGGAGTCTGGTGCAATCATGACGTACCTGACGCAGAGAGAAGGAAAGCTCGGAGCACCCAATGATGATGCACGAGTCGACTATAATTATTGGCTGCATTACGCGGAGGGGTCGGCGATGACGCCGCTCATGGTTAAGCTGCTTACCACTGGTATACGAAGTGCCCCTGTTCCTTTTTTCATAAAGCCTCTCCTAAGAGCCATCGCGTCCAAGGTTGATGCTACGTTTACTGATGGAGAATTAACCGCGCATTTTGGCTGGATTGAAACGGCCCTGTCTCATCGAGCCTATTTTGCTGGCGAGGAATTCAGTGCTGCCGACATTCAGATGTCTTACCCGATACAAGCGAGTTTTGCTCGAGCTGGGATGCTTCCGGACCGTCCAAATACGTCGGGTTGGCTTAAGCGTGTGGAGAGCCGTGAGGCGTTTAAGAAGGCGGTTGAGAAGGGTGGGGAACCTATCCTCACGACGATGCCGTCCTAA
- a CDS encoding DUF2141 domain-containing protein, with product MPRQLVIILIILMALSSTAQADTGDIVVTVENLRNLNQGELQIALFEKMDRVEMDFTKALRVQSVRVTSAKLSVTFSALPYGDYAIGVLHDLNKDKKMETNWIGMPKEDLAVSNNAKGGPMGGPKWDKAKFTLNTKKLILAPIVISHM from the coding sequence ATGCCACGCCAATTAGTAATCATACTCATCATATTGATGGCTCTTAGCTCTACTGCTCAAGCAGACACAGGCGACATCGTAGTCACGGTTGAAAACTTGAGGAATCTAAATCAGGGAGAGCTACAAATCGCTCTCTTTGAAAAAATGGACCGAGTAGAGATGGACTTCACCAAAGCCCTCAGAGTTCAATCGGTTAGAGTGACCAGCGCGAAGCTAAGCGTCACCTTTAGCGCACTTCCCTACGGCGACTACGCCATAGGAGTTCTTCACGACTTAAACAAAGACAAAAAGATGGAGACCAACTGGATTGGCATGCCCAAGGAGGACCTTGCTGTTTCTAATAATGCAAAAGGCGGCCCGATGGGCGGACCTAAATGGGACAAGGCAAAGTTCACCCTCAATACGAAGAAATTAATACTCGCACCGATTGTTATAAGCCATATGTAG